One Helianthus annuus cultivar XRQ/B chromosome 12, HanXRQr2.0-SUNRISE, whole genome shotgun sequence genomic region harbors:
- the LOC110894607 gene encoding uncharacterized protein LOC110894607 isoform X3 codes for MLVSNSYRKAIEVLMFDVLVIGRRRRSSTTGTEPIEAVVKESGGCESQEQEVRSSGPCKKEPDACEEVTGVDMPEKSPVLEAEGQPLVSPMSLGNSLIDVEKKTKANGGSTGLNRGKKQQLKANIGVAWGKLLSQCPQQGGASITLLEITGGKGAI; via the exons ATGCTCGTCTCCAATTCCTACAGGAAAGCGATCGAAG tgttgatgtttgatgttttggtGATCGGGCGGCGGAGGCGGTCGTCGACCACCGGAACGGAGCCGATTGAGGCGGTGGTGAAGGAATCAGGTGGATGTGAGTCGCAGGAACAGGAGGTTAGATCATCTGGTCCGTGTAAGAAGGAGCCGGATGCGTGTGAGGAGGTGACAGGTGTTGATATGCCGGAGAAGTCTCCGGTTTTGGAGGCGGAAGGTCAGCCGTTGGTGTCGCCGATGTCGTTAG GGAATTCGTTGATTGATGTTGAGAAGAAAACAAAGGCTAACGGTGGTTCGACTGGGTTGAATCGTGGGAAGAAACAACAGTTGAAGGCTAACATTGGGGTTGCTTGGGGAAAGCTCCTTTCTCAGTGCCCTCAG CAAGGAGGTGCATCAATTACTTTACTTGAAATTACTGGTGGCAAGGGTGCGATTTAA
- the LOC110894607 gene encoding uncharacterized protein LOC110894607 isoform X1 produces MLVSNSYRKAIEVLMFDVLVIGRRRRSSTTGTEPIEAVVKESGGCESQEQEVRSSGPCKKEPDACEEVTGVDMPEKSPVLEAEGQPLVSPMSLGNSLIDVEKKTKANGGSTGLNRGKKQQLKANIGVAWGKLLSQCPQNPHIVMEHEIFTVGQGHQCDLWISDKSVSKSLCSLRHIKSQQGGASITLLEITGGKGAI; encoded by the exons ATGCTCGTCTCCAATTCCTACAGGAAAGCGATCGAAG tgttgatgtttgatgttttggtGATCGGGCGGCGGAGGCGGTCGTCGACCACCGGAACGGAGCCGATTGAGGCGGTGGTGAAGGAATCAGGTGGATGTGAGTCGCAGGAACAGGAGGTTAGATCATCTGGTCCGTGTAAGAAGGAGCCGGATGCGTGTGAGGAGGTGACAGGTGTTGATATGCCGGAGAAGTCTCCGGTTTTGGAGGCGGAAGGTCAGCCGTTGGTGTCGCCGATGTCGTTAG GGAATTCGTTGATTGATGTTGAGAAGAAAACAAAGGCTAACGGTGGTTCGACTGGGTTGAATCGTGGGAAGAAACAACAGTTGAAGGCTAACATTGGGGTTGCTTGGGGAAAGCTCCTTTCTCAGTGCCCTCAG AATCCTCATATTGTTATGGAACATGAAATTTTCACTGTTGGTCAAGGTCACCAATGTGACTTGTGGATCAGCGATAAATCCGTCAGTAAATCTTTGTGTAGCTTGAGGCACATAAAGTCACAA CAAGGAGGTGCATCAATTACTTTACTTGAAATTACTGGTGGCAAGGGTGCGATTTAA
- the LOC110894607 gene encoding uncharacterized protein LOC110894607 isoform X2 — protein MLVSNSYRKAIEVLMFDVLVIGRRRRSSTTGTEPIEAVVKESGGCESQEQEVRSSGPCKKEPDACEEVTGVDMPEKSPVLEAEGQPLVSPMSLGNSLIDVEKKTKANGGSTGLNRGKKQQLKANIGVAWGKLLSQCPQNPHIVMEHEIFTVGQGHQCDLWISDKSQGGASITLLEITGGKGAI, from the exons ATGCTCGTCTCCAATTCCTACAGGAAAGCGATCGAAG tgttgatgtttgatgttttggtGATCGGGCGGCGGAGGCGGTCGTCGACCACCGGAACGGAGCCGATTGAGGCGGTGGTGAAGGAATCAGGTGGATGTGAGTCGCAGGAACAGGAGGTTAGATCATCTGGTCCGTGTAAGAAGGAGCCGGATGCGTGTGAGGAGGTGACAGGTGTTGATATGCCGGAGAAGTCTCCGGTTTTGGAGGCGGAAGGTCAGCCGTTGGTGTCGCCGATGTCGTTAG GGAATTCGTTGATTGATGTTGAGAAGAAAACAAAGGCTAACGGTGGTTCGACTGGGTTGAATCGTGGGAAGAAACAACAGTTGAAGGCTAACATTGGGGTTGCTTGGGGAAAGCTCCTTTCTCAGTGCCCTCAG AATCCTCATATTGTTATGGAACATGAAATTTTCACTGTTGGTCAAGGTCACCAATGTGACTTGTGGATCAGCGATAAATCC CAAGGAGGTGCATCAATTACTTTACTTGAAATTACTGGTGGCAAGGGTGCGATTTAA